From the Candidatus Delongbacteria bacterium genome, one window contains:
- a CDS encoding WYL domain-containing protein gives MADQPQLVRALRLLRLLGGSGWTTVRELRQRLGGRETARTVARTLEAIEAAGLHLERRVVAHGEHELRLPFSLSVPPDLLNPDEALAALVLAQFGEHFVGSRVGEVLDGLLDKVEQLLPGAGLIAHAGLEQARDAVGVKQPGQVTGGPGEGLLLRLLAAILERRCCRVDYHRLDGPETRRFTVHPYSLIFHSGAIYALVWQPDHQSWLHLALQRLAGLEALSERFERQPDFRLADFINGSFGIWHAEPCRVRLRFDARLRAFLLERQWHPSQQWSEEENGDLRLDMQVGLSPELRAWVLRWGAHVEVLEPPALREDVRLQLVLAAARYLPEPRATD, from the coding sequence GTGGCCGATCAACCCCAACTGGTGCGCGCCCTGCGCCTGCTCCGCCTGCTGGGAGGGTCGGGCTGGACCACCGTGCGCGAGCTGCGCCAGCGGCTGGGCGGCCGCGAGACCGCTCGCACCGTGGCCCGCACCCTGGAGGCCATCGAGGCCGCGGGCCTGCACCTGGAGCGGCGCGTGGTGGCCCACGGCGAGCACGAGCTGCGCCTGCCCTTCAGCCTGAGCGTGCCCCCCGACCTGCTCAATCCCGACGAGGCCCTGGCGGCCCTGGTGCTGGCCCAGTTCGGCGAGCACTTCGTGGGCAGCCGGGTGGGCGAGGTGCTGGACGGCCTGCTGGACAAGGTCGAGCAGCTGCTGCCCGGCGCGGGGCTGATCGCCCATGCCGGGCTGGAGCAGGCCCGGGACGCCGTGGGCGTCAAGCAACCCGGCCAGGTGACCGGCGGCCCGGGGGAGGGCCTGCTCTTGCGCCTGCTGGCGGCGATCCTCGAACGGCGCTGCTGCCGCGTGGACTACCACCGGCTGGACGGCCCGGAGACCCGCCGCTTCACGGTCCATCCCTACAGCCTGATCTTCCACTCCGGCGCCATCTACGCCCTGGTCTGGCAACCCGACCACCAGTCCTGGCTGCACCTGGCCCTGCAGCGCCTGGCGGGCCTGGAGGCGCTGTCCGAGCGCTTCGAGCGCCAGCCGGACTTCCGCCTGGCCGACTTCATCAACGGCAGTTTCGGGATCTGGCACGCCGAGCCCTGCCGGGTCCGCCTGCGCTTCGACGCCCGGCTGCGCGCCTTCCTGCTCGAACGGCAGTGGCATCCCAGCCAGCAGTGGAGCGAAGAGGAGAACGGCGACCTGCGGCTGGACATGCAGGTGGGGCTCTCCCCCGAGTTGCGGGCTTGGGTCCTGCGCTGGGGCGCCCACGTGGAGGTGCTGGAGCCCCCGGCCCTGCGCGAGGACGTGCGCCTGCAGCTGGTGCTGGCCGCCGCGCGCTACCTGCCCGAGCCCCGCGCCACCGACTGA
- the fliF gene encoding flagellar basal-body MS-ring/collar protein FliF, which yields MPEWLNAFWLNLKRTWNSPQRGRLIFMGGAAATLLVVLGVTFWWASQPDWAPLYSGLSEVEAAKIVSKLEEQKAPFRLSQGGGTIEVPRADLYRLRVKLAAEGGPKPVIPGYELLDQQKLGMSDREMDVMQKRALEGELAKTLDALEWVQGATVHIVQPKPSLFSDEQLPTTASVTVVTDKSYAVPKSEVQGVVALVSSAVEGLHPSRVTVVDSQGKLLTEPVEDDEGLGRSSKQIELTRKMNSYYTQLAQDVLDKVLGAGRSVVRVTADLDFGYLERTSRIFDPEKKIVRSQELNEESSTGEDTTATQEEKQITNYEVDEVLEHMRGQQGALKRLSISVVVDGTYTAGKNADGDEVMNYVARSPEEMTKLEQIVRTAVGFSEPRGDQIQAHNLAFDSSTQENDLGALRREKLKDLGLDILRKALFIGGIIAFLFLLRSTLALVNSRISQAFDDKRALMLASARGETYEEEVEEEVPLLLELEAARSPEQRQIARVHKKVVDYCKEHPDDAARLVRAWFYEGN from the coding sequence ATGCCTGAGTGGCTGAACGCCTTTTGGCTCAACCTGAAACGCACCTGGAACAGCCCCCAGCGCGGGCGCCTGATCTTCATGGGCGGCGCGGCGGCCACCCTGCTGGTGGTGCTGGGCGTCACCTTCTGGTGGGCCTCCCAGCCCGACTGGGCGCCGCTCTACTCCGGCCTGAGCGAGGTGGAGGCGGCCAAGATCGTCTCCAAGCTCGAGGAGCAGAAGGCCCCCTTCCGGCTCAGCCAGGGCGGCGGGACCATCGAGGTGCCCCGGGCCGACCTCTACCGGCTGCGCGTCAAGCTGGCCGCCGAGGGCGGACCCAAACCCGTCATCCCCGGCTACGAGCTGCTGGACCAGCAGAAACTGGGCATGAGCGACCGCGAGATGGACGTGATGCAGAAGCGGGCGCTGGAGGGCGAGCTGGCCAAGACTCTGGACGCCCTGGAGTGGGTGCAGGGCGCCACGGTGCACATCGTCCAGCCCAAGCCCTCGCTCTTCTCCGACGAGCAGCTGCCCACCACGGCCAGCGTCACCGTGGTCACCGACAAGTCCTACGCCGTGCCCAAGAGCGAGGTGCAAGGCGTGGTGGCCCTGGTCAGCTCCGCCGTGGAGGGCCTGCACCCCTCGCGGGTCACGGTGGTGGACAGCCAGGGCAAGCTGCTCACCGAGCCCGTCGAGGACGACGAGGGCCTGGGCCGCTCGTCCAAGCAGATCGAACTCACGCGCAAGATGAACTCGTACTACACCCAGCTGGCCCAGGACGTGCTGGACAAGGTGCTGGGCGCCGGCCGCAGCGTGGTGCGGGTGACGGCGGACCTGGACTTCGGCTATCTGGAGCGCACCAGCCGGATCTTCGACCCGGAGAAGAAGATCGTCCGCAGCCAGGAACTCAACGAGGAGAGCTCCACCGGCGAGGACACCACGGCCACCCAGGAGGAGAAGCAGATCACCAACTACGAGGTGGACGAGGTGCTGGAGCACATGCGCGGCCAGCAGGGCGCGCTCAAGCGGCTCAGCATCTCGGTGGTGGTGGACGGCACCTACACGGCGGGCAAGAACGCCGACGGCGACGAAGTGATGAACTACGTGGCCCGCAGCCCGGAGGAGATGACCAAGCTCGAGCAGATCGTGCGCACGGCGGTGGGCTTCAGCGAGCCGCGCGGGGACCAGATCCAGGCCCACAACCTGGCCTTCGACAGCTCGACCCAGGAGAACGACCTGGGCGCCCTGCGGCGTGAGAAGCTCAAGGACCTGGGCCTGGACATCCTGCGCAAGGCCCTGTTCATCGGCGGGATCATCGCCTTCCTGTTCCTGCTGCGCTCCACGCTGGCCCTGGTCAACTCGCGCATCAGCCAGGCCTTCGACGACAAGCGCGCCCTGATGCTGGCCTCCGCCCGCGGCGAGACCTACGAGGAGGAGGTGGAGGAGGAGGTGCCGCTGCTGCTGGAGCTGGAGGCGGCCCGCTCCCCCGAACAGCGCCAGATCGCCCGCGTCCACAAGAAGGTGGTGGACTACTGCAAGGAACACCCGGATGACGCCGCCCGGCTGGTGCGGGCCTGGTTCTACGAAGGGAACTGA
- a CDS encoding FliI/YscN family ATPase, protein MRALQDWREAGARLAHWPRHGLVERVTGLVVEGRGPHGGLGQSCWIGERDGELEAEIIGFRGSRTLLMPLGQLTGVRPGQLIRLRPDPPQVPTGELLVGRVLDAMGEPIDGKGPLAVSGRAPLHRAAPPALERPRIDQVFATGVRSIDGLLTCGRGQRLGIFAGAGVGKSVLLGMIARQSDAQVNVIGLIGERGREVREFIERDLGEEGLNKSVVVVVTSDQAPLLKRRGVQLATAVAESFRARGLDVLLLVDSLTRVAMAQREIGLAAGEPPASKGYTPSVFALLPGLLERAGRTPEGSITGFYTVLVDGDDLTDPVADAARSILDGHLLLSRRLAERGHWPAVDVLGSISRVRPDLVDEAHDQAVRRLLRWLAAHQEAEDLIQVGAYVKGTDPDVDQAVARMPRTRDWLCQRQTEHTDYFETVRRLRELVA, encoded by the coding sequence ATGAGGGCGCTGCAGGACTGGCGCGAGGCAGGCGCGCGGCTCGCCCACTGGCCGCGCCACGGGCTGGTGGAGCGGGTCACGGGCCTGGTGGTGGAGGGCCGCGGCCCCCACGGCGGGCTGGGGCAGTCCTGCTGGATCGGCGAGCGCGACGGCGAGCTGGAGGCCGAGATCATCGGCTTCCGCGGCTCGCGCACGCTGCTGATGCCGCTGGGTCAGCTGACGGGCGTGCGGCCCGGCCAGCTGATCCGCCTGCGGCCGGACCCGCCCCAGGTGCCCACGGGCGAGCTGCTGGTGGGCCGCGTGCTGGACGCCATGGGCGAGCCCATCGACGGCAAGGGCCCGCTGGCGGTGAGCGGGCGCGCGCCCCTGCACCGGGCGGCCCCGCCCGCCCTGGAGCGGCCGCGAATCGACCAGGTCTTCGCCACGGGCGTGCGCAGCATCGACGGCCTGCTGACCTGCGGCCGCGGCCAGCGGCTGGGGATCTTCGCCGGCGCGGGCGTGGGCAAGTCCGTTCTGCTGGGGATGATCGCGCGCCAGTCCGATGCCCAGGTCAACGTGATCGGTCTGATCGGCGAGCGCGGGCGCGAAGTGCGCGAGTTCATCGAACGCGACCTGGGCGAAGAGGGGCTGAACAAGAGCGTGGTGGTGGTGGTCACCAGCGACCAGGCGCCCCTGCTCAAGCGGCGCGGCGTGCAGCTGGCCACGGCCGTGGCCGAGAGTTTCCGCGCGCGCGGGCTGGACGTGCTGCTGCTGGTGGACAGCCTGACCCGCGTGGCCATGGCCCAGCGCGAGATCGGCCTGGCCGCGGGCGAGCCCCCCGCCAGCAAGGGCTACACGCCCTCGGTGTTCGCCCTGTTGCCCGGCCTGCTGGAGCGGGCCGGCCGCACGCCGGAGGGCAGCATCACGGGCTTCTACACCGTGCTGGTGGACGGCGACGATCTGACGGACCCGGTGGCCGACGCCGCGCGCAGCATTCTGGACGGGCACCTGCTGCTCTCGCGCCGGCTGGCCGAGCGCGGGCACTGGCCGGCCGTGGACGTGCTGGGCTCCATCAGCCGCGTGCGGCCGGACCTGGTGGACGAGGCCCACGACCAGGCCGTGCGCCGCTTGCTGCGCTGGCTGGCCGCGCACCAGGAGGCGGAGGACCTGATCCAGGTGGGCGCCTACGTCAAGGGCACGGATCCCGACGTGGACCAGGCCGTGGCGCGCATGCCCAGGACCCGGGACTGGCTCTGCCAGCGCCAGACCGAGCACACGGACTACTTCGAGACGGTGCGGCGCCTGCGCGAGCTGGTGGCGTGA
- a CDS encoding pseudouridine synthase, with product MPDAPDLPAGAPRLPILHQAADWLAVHKPSGLHTHPSALSPAEDSAARWLGQQLGRRVWSVHRLDRGASGLLLFALEAGAAGRLIQAFRERRVGKRYLCLCRGWPARDGEWLDEGLIERPLKDMDPASQEPALQEARTAWRCLARVEAPFPSGRGAHTHPATRVSLLECRPSTGRMHQIRRHLAGIGHPLLGDGEHGDRHLNRSLAREVGLSRLALCCVELELTGVTAGEDALRLRTRLDPDLERVLAALGLPNPMAETAAPPLFDGVLLKPGKAWRQRAARRAELALGTAQPAALRPLEPAAEQQEGPCVLCGAAAQPFHAEQGRRWRSCPDCGLIQLEPGQHLDAAAAEARLRLHRNSGMDAGYRDWLRPLAEELARRLPPGAAGVDLGCGPEPVLVELLRAAGLTARGWDPLFQPAEPPTPGQAWLSACEVFEHLSRPLEELTRWNDWLAPGGWLALSTGLLETDAAFPGWSYARDPAHVCVARPRTLEWLAQRFGWVLEREGRVILFHKP from the coding sequence GTGCCCGATGCGCCGGACCTGCCTGCCGGGGCGCCCCGCCTGCCCATCCTGCACCAGGCGGCGGACTGGCTGGCCGTGCACAAACCCTCGGGCCTGCACACCCATCCCAGCGCCCTCTCCCCCGCTGAGGATAGCGCCGCCCGCTGGCTGGGCCAGCAGCTGGGCCGGCGGGTCTGGTCCGTGCACCGGCTGGACCGCGGCGCCTCGGGCCTGCTGCTCTTCGCCCTGGAGGCCGGCGCGGCCGGACGCCTGATCCAGGCCTTCCGCGAGCGCCGGGTGGGCAAGCGCTACCTCTGCCTCTGCCGGGGCTGGCCGGCCCGGGACGGCGAGTGGCTGGACGAGGGCCTGATCGAGCGCCCCCTCAAGGACATGGATCCGGCCAGCCAGGAACCCGCCCTGCAGGAGGCCCGCACCGCCTGGCGCTGCCTGGCCCGGGTGGAGGCGCCCTTCCCTTCCGGCCGCGGCGCGCACACCCATCCGGCCACGCGCGTTTCCCTGTTGGAGTGCCGGCCGTCCACCGGGCGCATGCACCAGATCCGCCGCCACTTGGCGGGGATCGGCCATCCCCTGCTGGGAGACGGCGAGCACGGCGACCGCCATCTCAACCGCAGCCTGGCCCGGGAGGTCGGTCTGAGCCGGCTGGCCCTCTGCTGCGTGGAACTGGAGCTGACGGGTGTGACGGCGGGGGAGGACGCCCTGCGCCTGCGCACGCGGCTGGATCCGGACCTGGAGCGCGTGCTGGCGGCCCTGGGTCTGCCCAATCCCATGGCCGAGACCGCCGCGCCGCCGCTCTTCGACGGCGTGCTGCTGAAGCCCGGCAAGGCCTGGCGCCAGCGCGCGGCGCGGCGGGCGGAGCTGGCCCTGGGCACGGCGCAGCCGGCGGCGCTTCGTCCCCTTGAGCCGGCGGCGGAGCAACAGGAAGGGCCCTGCGTCTTGTGCGGCGCGGCGGCCCAACCGTTCCACGCCGAGCAGGGCCGCCGCTGGCGCAGCTGTCCGGACTGCGGGCTGATCCAGCTGGAGCCGGGCCAGCACTTGGACGCCGCCGCGGCGGAGGCGCGCCTGCGCCTGCACCGGAACTCGGGCATGGACGCGGGGTACCGCGACTGGCTGCGGCCGCTGGCCGAGGAGCTGGCGCGGCGCCTGCCGCCGGGCGCCGCCGGCGTGGACCTGGGCTGCGGCCCGGAGCCCGTGCTGGTGGAACTGCTGCGCGCGGCGGGCCTGACGGCCCGGGGCTGGGATCCGCTCTTCCAGCCTGCCGAACCGCCGACGCCCGGTCAGGCCTGGCTCAGCGCCTGCGAGGTCTTCGAACACCTGTCCCGGCCCCTCGAGGAGCTGACGCGCTGGAACGACTGGCTGGCGCCCGGCGGCTGGCTGGCGCTCTCCACGGGTCTGCTGGAGACGGACGCGGCCTTCCCGGGCTGGAGCTACGCGCGCGACCCGGCCCACGTCTGCGTGGCCCGGCCGCGCACGCTGGAGTGGCTGGCGCAGCGCTTCGGCTGGGTTCTGGAGCGCGAGGGGCGGGTGATCCTTTTCCACAAACCGTAG
- the flgC gene encoding flagellar basal body rod protein FlgC — MKIEDPTAFHHLNISHSGLSAQRRRMDAISENLANLQTTRGKDGGPFQPRVVVMSEGEEQAAFSTVDGPRPARLWTTHPEHLRATDQGQDEDGLRGVKAEVLIQNRRPRLEYDPEHPDADENGYVAYPDINVVEEMTHLIAASRAYEANLTAIAAAKDMAGKALEI; from the coding sequence GTGAAAATCGAGGATCCCACGGCCTTCCATCACTTGAACATCAGCCACTCGGGGCTGAGCGCCCAGCGGCGCCGGATGGACGCCATCAGCGAGAACCTGGCCAACCTGCAGACCACGCGCGGCAAGGACGGCGGCCCCTTCCAACCCCGCGTGGTGGTGATGAGCGAGGGCGAGGAGCAGGCCGCCTTCAGCACGGTGGACGGCCCGCGGCCGGCGCGCCTCTGGACCACGCACCCCGAACACCTGCGGGCCACGGACCAGGGACAGGACGAGGACGGGCTGCGCGGCGTGAAGGCCGAGGTGCTGATCCAGAACCGCCGCCCGCGGCTGGAATACGATCCCGAGCATCCCGACGCCGACGAGAACGGCTACGTGGCCTATCCGGACATCAACGTGGTGGAGGAGATGACCCACCTCATCGCCGCCAGCCGGGCCTACGAGGCCAACCTGACCGCCATCGCGGCGGCCAAGGACATGGCCGGCAAGGCCCTGGAGATCTGA
- a CDS encoding HAMP domain-containing sensor histidine kinase: MPPTVPAAFRTPMESATLARLAWLIAMRWIFVLGIVLGAALGARLLPGFHVWPMLLLAACTAGFNALLHVLYVRIAGLNGPRKQPIVTSLIQLQILADWLVLLVLIHYTGGVESPLLHFFIFHLALSAVFLSPGFTVFALLFIATATSLLFAAETHGLLTPVVLPGLTSPEKQHSALYILHFCFWYFSTLAVMTLLLGAVMRGLRRREQEALRIRRRLEEVNQELTRSGVERIRLMHTMGHELRSPLAAAQSMLSALDLSQGQDLPPAVRTIHQRIRERLKGLTGLIGELLELAEQRRGAPLQAQRRIELAQLLQGLLEDHAERAREQGLELRAEWTAGREAWVGGDPERLRRVFENLISNAVKYSRPGGVVHVGLEPGAPSGGEARWVRVAVRDEGIGIAPDQLPRLFQEFYRTPQSRRHTTQGTGLGLAITKDLVEAAGGRIEVASVLEQGSTFEVWLPALPDPAPAPAHRPAGVPERSGAASGWAAGSA, translated from the coding sequence ATGCCGCCCACTGTTCCGGCCGCGTTCCGCACCCCCATGGAGAGCGCCACCCTGGCCCGTCTGGCCTGGTTGATCGCCATGCGCTGGATCTTTGTGTTGGGCATCGTGCTGGGCGCCGCGCTGGGCGCGCGCCTGTTGCCGGGCTTCCACGTCTGGCCCATGCTCCTGCTGGCCGCCTGCACGGCCGGCTTCAACGCCCTGCTGCACGTCCTCTACGTGCGCATCGCCGGGCTCAACGGCCCGCGCAAGCAACCCATCGTCACCAGCCTGATCCAGCTCCAGATCCTGGCCGACTGGCTCGTCCTGCTGGTGTTGATCCACTACACGGGCGGCGTGGAGAGCCCGCTGCTGCACTTCTTCATTTTCCACCTGGCCCTGAGCGCGGTCTTCCTCAGCCCGGGCTTCACGGTCTTCGCCCTGCTGTTCATCGCCACGGCCACCAGCCTGCTCTTCGCCGCGGAGACCCACGGCCTGCTGACCCCCGTCGTGCTGCCCGGCCTGACCAGTCCGGAGAAGCAGCACTCGGCGCTCTACATCCTGCACTTCTGCTTCTGGTATTTCTCCACCCTGGCCGTGATGACCCTGCTGCTGGGGGCCGTGATGCGCGGCCTGCGGCGCCGCGAACAGGAGGCGCTGCGAATCCGCCGGCGCCTGGAGGAGGTGAACCAGGAACTGACCCGCAGCGGCGTGGAGCGCATCCGGCTGATGCACACCATGGGGCACGAACTGCGCTCGCCCCTGGCCGCGGCCCAGTCCATGCTGAGCGCCCTGGACCTCAGCCAGGGCCAGGACCTGCCCCCGGCCGTGCGCACCATCCACCAGCGGATCCGCGAGCGGCTGAAGGGCCTGACCGGGCTGATCGGCGAGCTGCTGGAGCTGGCCGAACAGCGCCGCGGCGCGCCCCTCCAGGCCCAGCGCCGCATCGAGCTGGCCCAGTTGCTTCAGGGCCTGTTGGAGGACCACGCCGAGCGGGCCCGCGAGCAGGGGCTGGAGCTGCGGGCCGAGTGGACCGCCGGCCGCGAGGCCTGGGTGGGCGGGGATCCGGAGCGCCTGCGCCGGGTCTTCGAGAACCTGATCTCCAACGCGGTCAAGTACAGCCGCCCGGGCGGCGTCGTGCACGTGGGCCTGGAGCCGGGCGCCCCGTCCGGCGGCGAGGCCCGCTGGGTGCGGGTCGCCGTGCGCGACGAAGGCATCGGCATCGCGCCGGACCAGCTGCCCCGGCTCTTCCAGGAATTCTACCGCACGCCCCAGAGCCGCCGTCACACCACCCAGGGCACGGGACTGGGCCTGGCCATCACCAAGGACCTGGTGGAAGCCGCGGGCGGGCGCATCGAGGTCGCCAGCGTCCTGGAACAGGGCAGCACCTTCGAAGTCTGGCTGCCGGCCCTGCCCGACCCCGCCCCCGCTCCCGCCCACCGCCCAGCGGGCGTTCCGGAGCGCTCGGGAGCGGCCAGCGGCTGGGCGGCGGGCTCTGCCTGA
- a CDS encoding DOMON-like domain-containing protein has protein sequence MGQVRVRATPAAPDTLTRECWLVPFAAPPQPRTLRSRVRLANGRLTVRYVLEGALEDLELPRPVDPPRRLDGLWQATCFEAFLSSPPAAGYRELNLAPAGHWACYRFSAPREGLQLEPALAALDWKTHRVPGHFAIRFTLRTAELELGGPALRLGLSAILMRRDGVREFWALDHPAAAPDFHNPAGHLLELPL, from the coding sequence ATGGGCCAGGTGCGGGTTCGCGCGACCCCGGCCGCGCCGGACACCCTGACCCGGGAGTGCTGGCTCGTGCCTTTCGCCGCGCCGCCCCAGCCGCGCACGCTGCGCAGCCGCGTCCGGCTGGCCAACGGGCGCCTGACCGTGCGCTACGTGCTGGAGGGCGCGCTGGAGGATCTGGAGCTGCCCCGGCCGGTGGACCCGCCCCGGCGCCTGGACGGGCTCTGGCAGGCCACCTGCTTCGAGGCCTTTCTGTCCTCGCCGCCCGCCGCCGGCTACCGCGAACTCAATCTGGCGCCCGCCGGGCACTGGGCCTGCTACCGCTTCTCGGCGCCCCGGGAGGGCCTGCAGCTGGAGCCTGCGCTCGCGGCTCTGGACTGGAAGACCCACCGGGTGCCCGGGCACTTCGCCATCCGCTTCACCCTGCGGACCGCCGAGCTCGAGCTCGGCGGACCCGCCCTGCGCCTGGGCCTCTCCGCCATCCTCATGCGCCGGGACGGCGTGCGCGAGTTCTGGGCCCTGGACCATCCGGCCGCCGCGCCGGATTTCCACAATCCCGCCGGCCACCTGCTGGAGCTGCCCCTTTGA
- the fliE gene encoding flagellar hook-basal body complex protein FliE, with protein sequence MALVTPSMRLYQLAGEQRPISASMLESARQTDLLRKGHQAGSLGASSLEAPGLAQPGGADGAGEAGRSFVQTLKDAVESVNLQQVQSDDTAARFAAGQVEDVHDAMISLEKASLSFKFMVEVRNKLLDGYQEIMRMQV encoded by the coding sequence ATGGCCCTTGTGACTCCTTCCATGCGCCTCTACCAGCTGGCCGGCGAGCAGCGCCCGATCTCGGCCTCCATGCTGGAATCCGCCCGGCAGACGGACCTCCTGCGCAAAGGCCACCAGGCCGGCAGCCTGGGGGCCAGCTCCCTCGAGGCACCGGGACTGGCCCAGCCCGGCGGTGCGGACGGGGCGGGCGAGGCCGGCCGCAGTTTCGTGCAGACCCTGAAGGACGCTGTGGAATCCGTCAACCTGCAGCAGGTGCAGTCCGACGACACGGCGGCGCGCTTCGCCGCCGGCCAGGTGGAGGACGTGCACGACGCCATGATCTCGCTGGAGAAGGCCTCGCTCTCCTTCAAGTTCATGGTGGAAGTGCGCAACAAGCTGCTGGACGGCTACCAGGAAATCATGCGCATGCAGGTGTAG
- the fliG gene encoding flagellar motor switch protein FliG, which produces MEGTEKFREMGGVQRAATFFVSIGPEAASEIVKFLEPTEVEEIAREIIKLGNLPTPVLQAAEDDFYEMAIAADYIKEGGLSYAQSLLQSALGEVKALDIIKRIKSSLQIRGFNVLKNVDSNELLSFLQREHPQTIALVLTQLSPSQAAIIIANLPADIAKEAMLRFARMERVSPENIAAVEQVLESRIDFSQMGSKLGGVKAAADILNLTGQSVEKSVLTALSVDAPELSAEIKNLMFVFEDVIHMDDRSIQKVLREVDNKDLTLALKACTPDLAERLLANISSRAAEMIREELEYMPPVRLREVEEVQQKIIDIIRRLEDEGQIYITKTADEGDMMV; this is translated from the coding sequence ATGGAAGGCACCGAAAAATTCCGCGAGATGGGGGGCGTCCAGCGGGCCGCCACCTTCTTCGTCTCCATCGGTCCCGAGGCGGCCTCCGAGATCGTCAAGTTCCTCGAGCCCACCGAGGTCGAGGAGATCGCCCGCGAGATCATCAAGCTGGGCAACCTGCCCACCCCCGTGCTGCAGGCCGCCGAGGACGACTTCTACGAAATGGCCATCGCGGCCGACTACATCAAGGAGGGCGGGCTGTCCTACGCGCAGAGCCTGCTCCAGTCGGCGCTGGGCGAGGTCAAGGCGCTGGACATCATCAAGCGCATCAAGTCCAGCCTGCAGATCCGCGGCTTCAACGTCCTCAAGAACGTGGACTCCAACGAGCTGCTCAGCTTCCTGCAGCGCGAGCATCCCCAGACCATCGCCCTCGTGCTCACCCAGCTCTCCCCCAGCCAGGCGGCGATCATCATCGCCAACCTGCCCGCCGACATCGCCAAGGAGGCCATGCTGCGCTTCGCGCGCATGGAGCGCGTCTCGCCGGAGAACATCGCCGCCGTGGAGCAGGTGCTGGAGAGCCGCATCGACTTCAGCCAGATGGGCTCCAAACTGGGCGGCGTCAAGGCCGCGGCGGACATCCTCAACCTGACCGGCCAATCGGTGGAGAAGTCCGTGCTGACCGCGCTCTCCGTCGATGCGCCGGAGCTCTCGGCCGAGATCAAGAACCTGATGTTCGTCTTCGAGGACGTGATCCACATGGACGACCGCAGCATCCAAAAGGTGCTGCGCGAGGTGGACAACAAGGACCTCACGCTGGCGCTCAAGGCCTGCACGCCGGACCTGGCGGAGCGCCTGCTGGCCAACATCTCCAGCCGCGCCGCGGAGATGATCCGCGAAGAGCTGGAGTACATGCCGCCCGTGCGCCTGCGCGAGGTGGAGGAGGTCCAGCAGAAGATCATCGACATCATCCGCCGCCTGGAGGACGAAGGCCAGATCTACATCACCAAGACCGCCGACGAGGGCGACATGATGGTCTAG
- a CDS encoding FliH/SctL family protein: MSGQLLKAGSVRLEGVAWVDTGTHAESRGDQGEFQRSSTALALFRRRIEALRAENTQLRAEMAALRESVAERQEQSRAEGHLLGLEEGRLRVEDELLEAFHLLEIQSEAFRAEAARYHEGADRELVALARWLAEQVLRRELPLDEERLARQVAALLEACLDQQVLRLHLHPGDRRRLLGEELLERLPRLRTLLQTLQGRLEWVEAADVPPGACRVELHDGLLDAAPAGMLDHLEQSLVRALEARQP; the protein is encoded by the coding sequence ATGAGCGGGCAGCTCCTCAAGGCCGGCAGCGTGCGGCTGGAGGGCGTGGCCTGGGTGGACACGGGCACGCACGCCGAATCCCGCGGCGACCAGGGCGAGTTCCAGCGCTCCAGCACGGCGCTGGCGTTGTTCCGCCGGCGCATCGAGGCCCTGCGTGCGGAGAACACCCAGCTGCGCGCGGAGATGGCCGCGCTGCGCGAATCCGTGGCGGAGCGCCAGGAACAGTCCCGGGCCGAGGGGCACCTGCTGGGCCTGGAAGAGGGCCGCCTGCGCGTGGAGGACGAGCTGCTGGAGGCCTTCCACCTGCTGGAGATCCAGTCGGAGGCCTTCCGCGCGGAGGCGGCGCGCTACCACGAAGGGGCCGATCGCGAACTGGTGGCCCTGGCCCGCTGGCTGGCCGAGCAGGTCCTGCGGCGCGAGCTGCCGCTGGACGAGGAGCGGCTGGCCCGCCAGGTGGCCGCCCTGCTGGAGGCCTGCCTGGACCAGCAGGTTCTGCGCCTGCACCTCCATCCGGGGGATCGGCGCCGTCTGCTGGGCGAGGAGCTGCTGGAGCGCCTGCCGCGCCTGCGCACCCTGCTGCAGACCCTGCAGGGCCGGCTGGAGTGGGTGGAGGCCGCGGATGTCCCGCCCGGGGCCTGCCGCGTGGAACTGCACGACGGCCTGCTGGACGCCGCGCCCGCGGGCATGCTGGATCACCTGGAGCAATCCCTCGTGCGGGCCCTGGAGGCCCGGCAGCCATGA
- the flgB gene encoding flagellar basal body rod protein FlgB, whose translation MASISEDLLFKRTMLPLMHSGLDAYALRQKAIANNLANSETDGYVRQAVRFEDALDQALESSGEGLSRTHPDHLPHPSEAGTAAPELVADEEGSYFNGHNNVDVDQEMTELARATLSYRFATRQVRHVVETLDRAIRGGRGG comes from the coding sequence ATGGCTTCGATTTCGGAAGACCTGCTGTTCAAGCGCACCATGCTGCCCCTGATGCACAGCGGCCTGGATGCCTACGCCCTGCGCCAGAAGGCCATCGCCAACAATCTGGCCAACAGCGAGACCGACGGCTACGTGCGCCAGGCCGTGCGCTTCGAGGATGCGCTGGACCAGGCGCTGGAGAGTTCCGGCGAGGGGCTGAGCCGCACCCATCCGGACCACCTGCCGCACCCCTCCGAGGCCGGCACGGCGGCGCCCGAGCTGGTGGCGGATGAAGAGGGCAGCTACTTCAACGGCCACAACAACGTGGACGTGGACCAGGAGATGACCGAACTGGCGCGCGCCACCTTGAGCTACCGCTTCGCCACCCGCCAGGTGCGGCACGTGGTGGAGACCCTGGACCGCGCCATCCGCGGCGGCCGCGGCGGTTGA